The following nucleotide sequence is from Phacochoerus africanus isolate WHEZ1 chromosome 6, ROS_Pafr_v1, whole genome shotgun sequence.
AGAATTACCCAAGGCAGGTGTATCTTTAGTTCTGTTGATTGTTATACATTGTCTACCTTTTATAGGTTTCTTTGTCCATTAAGATATTTTAATTCAGGCCTGATAGTTTCTATCTTAATTAAACTACTTACCTGCaaactatgaaaagaaaattaagtcttTTACGCTATGTCATTCTACCCAGAGGGATAGTGGCTTATgttggaaaataaacatttatattcttttttttttaaatagttatttatttatttatttatttatttatttatttatttatttatttatttattgtctttttgccttttcttgagccattcccacggcatatggaggttcccagggtaggggtctaatcagagctgtagccactgagcaaggccagggattgaacccgaaacctcatggttcctagtcagattcgttaaccactgagccacgacgggaactccaatatttatattcttaaataaaaacatttaaaatagcagGAAAGAGCACTGAATTATCATAAATGATCATGGCAATACTTATCTGACAATTTCATTTTGTAATATGTTAATTTATCAAATATTCCCCTCTTCAACTATCATTACAGaagaataatatatttaaactatGAAGATTTTGAAGACTTCAATTCTGCAATTCCTCCTGTTATTCAGTATTCTCTATCTTTAGAGAAAACACATGAAACATTTTGAGATACTTGGGGAAATGATGCCTAGAAAAAATATCAACACTAGAAAGTAGTTTCATCTCTCTATCAAGAGCAGAAAGCTTATTGGTCTTGTTGATCCTATCCTCCTCATCACCAGTAACAGTGCATAGCACATATTAGACATTCGGTGTTTGTCAAATGTATacacatggatggatggatggatttaaCTATCACTGTCACTAGCGTATCCTGTTACTAGGTTAATCTAACTCATTTTAGTGAAGGACCCCACCAACAAGAAAAGTATTAATACACTAGCATTTTGAAGTCAGtggtaaaaaaatgaatgtaaatagatagaaagatagaaatGAAGAACGATGTGTAATTTCCCACATCTgtcatctatttgtgtcttacAGGCAAACGGGCGAACCACCTCTGGAGAATGGGATAATTCCCTATCTGGGTTGTGCACTGCAATTTGGCGCCAATCCTCTTGAGTTCCTCCGAGCAAACCAAAGGAAACATGGTCACATTTTTACCTGCCAACTCATGGGAAACTATGTCCACTTCATCACAAACCCCTTGTCCTACCATAAAGTGTTGTGTCATGGAAAATACCTTGACTGGAAAAAATTTCACTTCACTGCTTCTGCAAAGGTAACTGGGTTTACATTTATACAGTGATTGGTTTGTTTATTATCTACTTTTCATGCATCCATCTATTTCATCATTTTGATTTACTTGGATTTACAGATAAAGATGTTGACGAGGGTGATCCTTACATGGAGATTCTTGGAAACACaatgtctctttgtctttttagggccgcacctgcatcatatggaggttcccaggctaggggtctaatcggagctgtagccaccagcctacgccagagccacagcaatgcgggatctgagccgcatctgcaacctacaccacagctcaccgcaacgccggatccttaacccactgtgcaaggccagggatcgaacccgcaacctcagggttcctagtcggatttgttaactactgagccacgacgggaactccctctttgaaACACAATGAATCAAATTAGACTTAATCTCTTGgtactaattattttaaaaagcaaaataggtatagatttgcatttcttaatCAGCTTATCAGtgtgaaataaaagttaaatgtttCACTGAGCCAGAGGGCGCTATATGAATGAGACATGTACAAACCTCACTCATGTAAACGATTTCTACACAAGACCCAGAGCGCATGCAGCATCTGCAGACTCAACCTGTGTGCCAAAcaattggttaatttttttttggctttttatggccatacccatggcatatggaggttctcaggctagggatccaataggagctacaactgctggcctacaccatagccacagcaacttggatccgagccatgtctgtgacctacaccacagctcatgcaacacctgatccttaacccactgagcaaggccagagatcgaacccgcaacctcatggttcctagttggattcgtttctgctgtgccatgatgggaactcccaattgtttaattttgttaaggAATTGACCAGATATTTTGGGACCACTTAGATGCAATCTAAGAGGCtcttttatagagaaaaaaattaatcagtattAGCTGAGCCTCTGCAAAGAAATATTAGACATGGTCTCTGCTACTAAGTAACTTAAAGTCTGGTTCTAGTCTACAGAGAATATAAAAGAGAACCAATGATTAAAAACCATTCTTGATTAGTGTCAAATTAATGTGGAAATTAACACAGAAGCataaggaaaatatgaaatagaagACCGGAGTGGTTGTGAGGAAAGTTTTACTGATAATCCGGGATTTAAACTTGGCCTTGAAGGAAAGGCATGATTTGGCCATTTATCTGTACATTTGTAAATTTGCTTTGAAATTGTATGTGAGAAGTCCAGTTTCCCTTTCTTTAACAAGGAGAGAATCATGAAAGCATCTAATTTGTGTTTCAGCCATTTGCAAATCCTAGGTCAGGTGTAATTTCAATTTTCACACATTTCATTTACCATTAGGCATTTGGGCACAGAAGCATTGACCCCAGTGATGGAAATACCACCGATAACATAAATAAAACTATCATCAAGACCCTGCAGGGTGACGCCTTGAATTTGCTTGCCGAAGCCATGATGGAAAACCTCCAACTTGTCCTGAGACCCCAGGCGGTCCCCCAACCGGAGAAGCCCTCCTGGGTGACAGAGGGCATGTATTCCTTCTGCTACCGAGTGATGTTTGAGGCTGGCTATGTCACGCTCTTTGGCAAAGACCCTATAGGGCACGATGCACAGAAAGCACTCATCCTAAACAACCTTGACAACTTCAAGCAGTTTGACAAGATCTTTCCGGCCCTGGTAGCAGGCTTCCCGATTCATGTGTTCAAGACGGGCCACTATGCCCGGGAGAAACTGGCCGAGGGCCTGCGGCTCCAGAAGCTCAGAAAGAGAGACCACATCTCGGAACTGGTCAGGTTTCTGAACGACACCCTCTCCACCTTAGACGATGCAGAGAAAGCCAAGTCGCTCCTCGCTGTCCTCTGGGCATCGCAAGCCAACACCATTCCGGCGACTTTCTGGTGCTTATTCCAAACGATTAGGTAATGACTAGTAGctgaagtcatttatttattttagtagaaTGCAGAAATTCAACCattctaactaaaaaaaaaaaaaaaaaaaggagttcccattgtggctcagcggttaatgaacccaaccagcatccatgaggatgtagttcgatccctggcctcactcagtgggttaaagatccagcattgctgtgagtggtggtgtaggtcatagacacagttcggatctgatgttgctgtggctgtggtgtaggccagcagcggcagctccaatttgacccctagcctgggaatctccatatgccacaggtgcggctctaaaaagcaataaataaataaattaattaattaaaataaaacaaaataagaatgtgCCATTCACCCTTGTAAATGTTTAACAGTATCAGCTCATCCTCTGAAAACAGCTGTGACTGGTACAGGCATCTCACAAAACAGAGACTCTATAAAATCTCAGCTCCCAGGTGAGATTCTAGCGAAGGGAACCCGCTGGTACAGGGTCAATGCGGGCTGTCTGCTCCCAGAGCCCTTGCTCTAACTCCAGGCCGCTTTTCATGACGCCTCCTTAAGTCCATGAATTTGGTCTTCAGAACATAAAAAGACTCTCATGATTGCCACGGCATCGTCAGTGAAAGACGCAGTGCCCATACCTTCCTAATTTGTGTtaactgcttttttctttcattcaactAGTCATCACTCACTACCTTACTACAGCCAACTCTGGTGGCTATAGATCAAACATTATATATTGTTATTGATGGGGTTTAGCTAGAGTTTGCCTTTTAAAACTGTATATAACAAAAAACCTACATGCAACCTACATTTTGTACAACGCGATTTCTTTTGGGGATTTGACATTCAAATGGTTTATTGACTTCTTCCAGTTAAATTGGAAGTTTAGTGTCACGAAGACACAGAATTACTAGTTCGTACGATTGGGAATGCCAAAGGTTCATTGAGGGCTgataattttatgtctttaatataaaaaatatctttaagcaattttagatattaaaaaaagtGCTAATCTGTGTCCAAGGTTAAATGTCTTCCACAGTTTTTACAAGAGAAAGCACCATCTGGAATAAATTCCAGTTTTTAAAGTAAGGTTACACCCTGAATTTTATATCATATAGGGAATGAGTAGCTATTTTACGATAATCACATAAAGACTTATCAGTCAGACatttctgaggctcagtttctgTGATCCTGTTCTATGGATATGTTGCCACGGCACCGAGTGTACAGAAAATGTCAGTGCACTAAAATGAAGCAGCATTCATTCCCCTAAAGtgttagaaaaataaagtatcttcTAAATGGAAAAGATGTTCTACATGGACTCATATGGATTTTAAGGGtacatttaaatttcctttggcACTTTAACCAgcattttggaattattttatttatttatttatttatttttaagggccaccaggtgcatcatatggaagttcccaggctaggggtcaaattggagctgcagctgctggccacagccacagccacagccacagccacagccacagccacaccagatccaagccttgtctgttaccagcattgcagctcatggcaactctgggtccttaaaccactgagtggggccaggggtagaaccgacatcgtcacggatactagtcgggtttattttcactgagccatgatgggaactttctgatttatttatttggttttttggctgccctgtggcatgtggaagttcccgggccagggctcaaacctgtgctgcagtcACAACCTGCACCAGCACTGCAGCGacactggattctttacccactgcactACGCAGGATCTTCCTAAGACTGTTATCTTAGGTGGAATTTTCCTTCTCAATTTCCATGCATTTGACTGATTTGACCATTGAATCCTTATCAGAATCATTTAAAAGTCTGGCCAAACTCTTACTTCTATGTAGCAAGATGCTTTTAAGGCAACAGTTTTTGCTAATATCCAAGGACTTAAACAcaactataaaataaagtaaaaaatcaaTGGGAATGTCCCTTTCCCActttctctgtatcttttctttttgtcttaactTTTAATAGGAGCCCTGAAGCAATGAAAGCAGCTTCTGAAGAAGTGAATAAAACACTGGAGAAGGCGGGCCAAAAAATTAGCTTGGAAGATAAGCCTATTTATTTGAATCAAATAGAACTGGACAGCATGCCTGTGCTAGGTGGGTTTGGGGTGTTGGCTCTCATTTGTGATTTTATGTACAACCATGTGATAGCGCTTAAAGCATGACAATAAAAAGGACAGAGATGGGAAGGTCAGGCAGGAACTCGTCATTATATGTATTTTAGCTATTCTCAGCCGGTTCCTTTGTGCCCTCTGTGTCCTTACCAGAATACAGGGCATTATCACACAACACCAGGAGTGGAATGATCAAAACGAGTTCTTGTCAACACCCAGGTGAAGCTGCACTAACCATccggaaaaatatttttacagaaaagtCTTCAGATATTGCATCTCAACAGTGATAAACTTTGAATAATTCCCATAAAAGTGATTTAATGATTTTTCCAGTCATGTCAGATGGCTAGTGTTGTGTAGAACTAAGATGATCTTTCCCGAAAATTATGAAAGTCTAGTTTCTATTGATGACCAACAAGATTACATCTTTGTCAAAAGATTGTTAACTCAGATTATCAGATGAAAAATACATTGGGATACAACCAAATCATCGATCACAGCACAGAAAAATTGGAGACGTTTTTACCTGGCCAGCTTCCCAGAGTCTGCTCAGCTATGTGTTGTCGGCTGCTAGAAGGATTTCAGACTCTGCATTACTTGCCCTTTAAATACtttgtccttccttctttcttccctctcctctttcttcctgttAAAACGTTTAGACAGTATCATCAAGGAGTCTCTGAGGCTTTCCAGCGCCTCCCTCAACATCCGGACTGCTAAAGAGGATTTCACTTTGCACCTCCAGGACGGATCCTATAACATCCGAAAAGATGACATCATAGCGCTTTATCCACAGTTAATGCACCTGGATCCAGAAATCTACCCAGACCCTTTGGTAAGTGACTCTTCCTCAAAGTTCAGCATCGAGGTGATGTCTACCCAGGttgaaataaagaggaaagttACGATGGCAGGGTTGATTTCATCATCAAACCTACAGGGATTCTCTCCTTTATTATGTCagatattcatatattttggaaactttAGATGAtgcttgaatttttaatttttattcctgatttttgtCATCACATAGTCTCTAGTAGATTATACGTGCTATTGTGATAATAAAGCTgctgcctttcttcttccttaaaaAGTGCCTCTTTCCAAATCCAGGAAATTAGGGGCTGGTATACAGACTCCTCTAGTTTCTGATCTGAATCCTTCTTTCTAGTTCTGCCTCTTGGGGGAAGGAACTAGTCACCCAGGCAGGAGTGGAGGTATAAAGCTTTcgcattctctttctctctttttttgtctttttagggccacacctgtggcatatagacgtttctaggctaggggtcgaatccaagctgcagctgccggcctataccacagccccagcaacactggatccaagctgtgtctgtgacctacaccacagctcatggcaacactggacccttaaccccct
It contains:
- the LOC125129305 gene encoding cytochrome P450 7A1 produces the protein MMSISLLGGIVTAVCCCLWLLLGMRRRQTGEPPLENGIIPYLGCALQFGANPLEFLRANQRKHGHIFTCQLMGNYVHFITNPLSYHKVLCHGKYLDWKKFHFTASAKAFGHRSIDPSDGNTTDNINKTIIKTLQGDALNLLAEAMMENLQLVLRPQAVPQPEKPSWVTEGMYSFCYRVMFEAGYVTLFGKDPIGHDAQKALILNNLDNFKQFDKIFPALVAGFPIHVFKTGHYAREKLAEGLRLQKLRKRDHISELVRFLNDTLSTLDDAEKAKSLLAVLWASQANTIPATFWCLFQTIRSPEAMKAASEEVNKTLEKAGQKISLEDKPIYLNQIELDSMPVLDSIIKESLRLSSASLNIRTAKEDFTLHLQDGSYNIRKDDIIALYPQLMHLDPEIYPDPLTFKYDRYLDENGKTKTTFYSHGLKLKYYYMPFGSGATICPGRLFAVQEIKQFLILMLSYFDLELVESHVKCPPLDQSRAGLGILPPSNDIEFRYKLKHL